In one Candidatus Planktophila versatilis genomic region, the following are encoded:
- the aroA gene encoding 3-phosphoshikimate 1-carboxyvinyltransferase, with the protein MHELWPAPFRGRKPISSQVTIPGSKSVTNRALILAAQATSPSIIRKPLISRDSELMSAGLVSLGVGIHDQGDNQSWRITPAPLKGPALIDVGNAGTVMRFLPPLAALAQGEISFDGDSRSYERPIGPVIKALEELGIEIDHQGRYSLPMVIKGTGVIPGGKLTIDASKSSQFLSALLLVGPSMKKGITVTHNGSSLPSMPHIDMTVQMLRDFGAEVEVDKASQSWSVKAGYLTGQDLVIEPDLSNAAPFLSIAMVCGGSITIADWPKETTQPGDHLREIFTKMGARVELDASGLTLTGGDSIHGIDIDLHDVGELTPSIAALAALADSPSHLRGIGHLRLHETDRLAALTREINALGGSVVEEETALHITPAPLHGGTFHTYDDHRLATAGAVIGLVTPDVMIENVATTRKTLPDFPGLWKSLVL; encoded by the coding sequence ATGCACGAACTCTGGCCCGCACCTTTTCGCGGACGAAAGCCGATTTCATCTCAGGTAACCATCCCTGGATCAAAATCGGTGACTAATCGCGCGCTGATTCTTGCTGCCCAGGCAACCTCGCCCTCAATTATTCGCAAGCCACTGATCTCACGTGATTCAGAGTTAATGTCTGCCGGTCTTGTTTCACTCGGTGTCGGTATTCATGATCAAGGTGACAATCAGAGCTGGCGAATTACACCAGCACCTCTTAAGGGCCCGGCACTAATTGATGTGGGAAACGCCGGAACAGTGATGCGGTTCTTACCTCCGCTTGCCGCACTTGCACAAGGTGAAATCAGTTTTGATGGAGATTCACGTTCGTATGAAAGACCTATTGGACCAGTCATTAAGGCTTTAGAAGAACTTGGAATTGAGATAGACCATCAAGGTCGATACTCCCTACCGATGGTGATTAAGGGAACTGGTGTCATCCCTGGCGGAAAATTAACAATCGATGCAAGTAAGTCGAGCCAATTTTTGTCAGCGCTCTTACTTGTAGGACCAAGTATGAAAAAAGGAATTACTGTTACTCACAATGGAAGTTCACTTCCCTCAATGCCACATATTGATATGACGGTTCAGATGCTCCGCGATTTTGGTGCCGAAGTTGAAGTTGATAAAGCAAGCCAAAGCTGGAGTGTGAAGGCTGGATATCTCACAGGGCAAGATTTAGTCATTGAGCCAGATCTTTCTAACGCAGCACCATTCTTATCTATTGCGATGGTCTGCGGTGGCAGTATCACGATTGCAGATTGGCCAAAGGAAACTACACAACCTGGAGATCATTTGCGCGAGATATTTACAAAGATGGGTGCACGGGTTGAATTAGACGCTAGTGGGTTAACTCTGACTGGCGGTGATTCAATTCATGGAATCGATATAGATCTCCATGATGTTGGTGAACTCACTCCATCTATCGCAGCCCTGGCCGCCCTTGCAGATTCACCTTCTCATCTGCGCGGTATCGGTCACCTTCGTCTGCACGAAACTGATCGTTTGGCAGCACTGACGCGAGAAATCAACGCACTCGGTGGAAGCGTTGTAGAAGAAGAGACTGCACTACACATCACCCCAGCCCCACTTCATGGTGGAACATTTCACACATATGACGATCATCGATTAGCAACGGCTGGCGCTGTCATTGGCCTTGTTACACCCGATGTCATGATTGAAAATGTCGCCACAACACGTAAGACGCTGCCCGATTTCCCAGGGCTCTGGAAGAGTTTGGTTCTATGA
- a CDS encoding SOS response-associated peptidase yields MCGRYAQSLGAEELVESFDLAGSTLDQSLPLNWNIAPTNEIYIVRSESDSRILDSASWGIIAPWQKNLADARASQSHAINARSESIHEKPTFRHAFRTSRCLIPASGYYEWATSLGKYSPKQPFYISHTSGEQLSIAGIWSSWQSEKGVVIQSAAIITREAVGELATIHSRMPVFMPRKRWQGWLDTEARDINRLLKLMEVDEPDAGLIAQPISPRVNLVANNGAELIVPIELGEPETLF; encoded by the coding sequence ATGTGTGGAAGATATGCGCAATCACTGGGCGCAGAAGAGTTAGTCGAGAGCTTTGATTTAGCAGGCTCCACACTCGATCAATCATTGCCGTTGAATTGGAATATTGCGCCGACCAATGAGATTTATATTGTGCGAAGTGAATCCGATTCACGAATCCTCGATTCTGCATCTTGGGGAATCATCGCCCCGTGGCAGAAGAATTTAGCTGATGCACGTGCTTCTCAATCACATGCAATTAATGCACGGAGTGAATCGATCCACGAGAAGCCAACATTTAGACATGCATTTAGAACTTCACGGTGTCTTATTCCTGCAAGTGGCTACTACGAATGGGCAACTTCACTTGGCAAATATTCGCCGAAACAGCCTTTCTATATTTCACACACAAGCGGTGAACAACTTTCTATCGCAGGAATTTGGAGTTCTTGGCAGAGCGAGAAAGGTGTGGTGATTCAGAGCGCAGCGATTATTACCCGGGAAGCAGTGGGAGAGTTGGCAACGATTCATAGCCGGATGCCGGTATTTATGCCGCGTAAGCGCTGGCAAGGTTGGCTTGATACAGAGGCACGAGATATCAACCGGCTGCTTAAGTTGATGGAGGTAGACGAGCCGGATGCGGGGCTGATTGCACAACCTATTTCGCCTCGCGTAAACCTGGTTGCTAACAACGGAGCGGAATTGATTGTTCCCATCGAGCTTGGCGAGCCCGAAACCCTTTTCTAA
- a CDS encoding sigma-70 family RNA polymerase sigma factor, with translation MTSKDLVLESAADRTTRFERDALVFTNQLYAAALRYTKNPEDARDLVQDTYLKAFTSFHQFEEGTNLRAWLYRVLTTTFINSYRKGQRQPLIADNELEDWQVAKAQSHTSDQGKSAETVALESLPDSDIKRALQEIPEEFRMVVYLADVEGFSYKEIAEIVGAPAGTVMSRLHRGRKQLREKLTDYAKELGYSTESSDKPSSKKGGSK, from the coding sequence ATGACATCGAAGGATTTAGTTCTAGAAAGCGCCGCCGATCGCACTACTCGGTTTGAGCGCGATGCTTTGGTGTTCACAAATCAGCTCTATGCAGCAGCACTTCGTTATACAAAAAATCCAGAAGATGCGCGCGATTTAGTGCAAGACACATACCTCAAGGCTTTCACCTCTTTTCATCAATTTGAAGAAGGTACCAATCTACGTGCCTGGCTCTACCGAGTACTGACAACTACATTTATCAACTCCTATCGCAAAGGACAACGCCAACCACTGATTGCTGATAATGAACTTGAAGACTGGCAAGTGGCTAAAGCCCAAAGTCATACAAGTGATCAAGGGAAATCTGCTGAAACTGTTGCTCTTGAATCCTTACCTGATAGCGATATCAAACGTGCACTACAAGAGATTCCGGAAGAGTTTCGCATGGTTGTCTATTTAGCCGACGTTGAAGGTTTTTCCTATAAAGAGATAGCAGAGATTGTGGGAGCACCTGCAGGCACAGTCATGTCACGTTTGCACAGAGGTCGCAAACAGCTACGTGAGAAACTCACCGACTATGCAAAGGAACTTGGCTATTCAACAGAGTCTTCAGATAAGCCTTCTAGTAAGAAGGGGGGCAGCAAATGA
- a CDS encoding thioesterase family protein, which translates to MKSADEVLGAVGFSVMTVRPGDTCVTMGVSDLPVVAPSHYLTLMENACVASLSEYLDSGETTFLTHSALEIVGSATAGAEIRANSRLIEIDGRQLTFTCDVYDGERHLAQAQIKRATVERLSFLARTAAQSLINE; encoded by the coding sequence ATGAAATCGGCGGATGAAGTCCTGGGAGCGGTTGGCTTCTCTGTGATGACAGTTCGCCCCGGAGATACCTGCGTAACTATGGGTGTCTCTGATCTTCCAGTTGTTGCGCCATCTCATTACTTAACTCTGATGGAGAATGCGTGTGTGGCATCACTCTCGGAATATCTTGACTCCGGTGAAACAACATTTCTGACACATTCAGCTCTTGAAATTGTTGGCTCTGCAACTGCTGGTGCTGAGATCCGTGCTAATTCACGTCTCATTGAAATTGATGGCCGCCAACTCACCTTTACCTGCGATGTTTATGATGGCGAGCGACATTTAGCGCAAGCGCAAATAAAAAGAGCGACAGTTGAGCGATTATCTTTCCTCGCTCGAACTGCCGCTCAATCACTCATTAATGAGTGA
- the sodN gene encoding superoxide dismutase, Ni translates to MRNFLTPKVTVHAHCDLPCGVYDPAQAKIEALSVKACMEKYAANTDADFRSRSVAIKEERSHQVKEHLWVLWTDYFKAPHFEAYPQLHSLFNDATKLAGAAGTKGTQDVKVADQLIAKIDEIAEIFWATKKA, encoded by the coding sequence ATGAGAAACTTTCTTACACCTAAAGTCACTGTTCACGCACACTGCGATCTTCCATGTGGCGTTTACGATCCAGCACAAGCAAAGATTGAGGCTCTCTCAGTAAAAGCTTGCATGGAGAAGTACGCAGCAAATACAGATGCAGATTTCCGTTCACGTTCTGTTGCAATTAAAGAAGAGCGTTCACACCAAGTTAAAGAGCACCTCTGGGTTCTCTGGACTGATTACTTCAAGGCTCCACATTTCGAGGCCTACCCACAGTTGCACTCACTCTTTAATGATGCAACAAAGCTTGCAGGTGCTGCAGGAACTAAGGGAACTCAGGATGTAAAGGTTGCAGATCAACTCATTGCAAAAATTGATGAGATTGCTGAAATCTTCTGGGCAACTAAGAAGGCCTAA
- a CDS encoding S26 family signal peptidase, which yields MAKYASVRVEGNSMVPTYNDGDWLMARWADYSLAHNHLRKLLHRLRLLSTIAVADVVVIEREEQPGIYYVKRIADVREPECELPMIYVLSDNPEGTDSRTWGWLPIHYVKARVEFRVKKVKPTSP from the coding sequence ATGGCTAAGTATGCGAGCGTTCGGGTTGAGGGAAACTCGATGGTCCCGACTTATAACGACGGTGACTGGCTGATGGCGCGATGGGCAGATTATTCACTGGCCCACAATCATCTTAGAAAGCTACTGCATCGCCTTCGCCTGCTGAGCACAATCGCTGTGGCAGATGTCGTAGTCATTGAAAGAGAAGAACAACCCGGAATTTATTATGTGAAACGTATTGCAGATGTGCGAGAGCCGGAGTGCGAACTTCCGATGATCTATGTTCTTAGTGATAACCCAGAAGGAACAGATTCACGCACGTGGGGCTGGCTACCAATACATTACGTAAAGGCACGAGTTGAATTCAGGGTTAAGAAAGTGAAGCCAACTTCTCCTTAA
- a CDS encoding mycoredoxin: MTYSVDLTGQEFVMFSTDWCGYCKRLKSQLGEVGITFREINVEQEPDSADFVEQVNSGNRVVPTLLFSDGSSLTNPSVIAVKEKLASLS, from the coding sequence ATGACTTACTCAGTTGATTTAACCGGTCAAGAGTTTGTGATGTTTAGTACTGATTGGTGTGGATATTGCAAGAGACTGAAGAGCCAACTTGGTGAAGTAGGAATTACTTTTCGAGAAATTAATGTCGAGCAAGAGCCAGACTCAGCCGATTTTGTGGAGCAAGTTAACAGTGGCAATCGAGTTGTTCCTACCTTGCTCTTCTCTGATGGAAGTTCGTTAACAAATCCATCAGTGATTGCGGTTAAGGAGAAGTTGGCTTCACTTTCTTAA
- a CDS encoding multifunctional oxoglutarate decarboxylase/oxoglutarate dehydrogenase thiamine pyrophosphate-binding subunit/dihydrolipoyllysine-residue succinyltransferase subunit, with translation MSQSGQDFGANDWLVEEMFERYQADPSSVPSEWIAHFQNNPQIADKPKAGTPPTPKPVTPPNISVQGSAQPTPAAPVAPVAAPVVAQPTPVASAPATQPIVRTLSTTPATPADPIAKPIPTLVTPSASTLEPIRGVSARVVQSMEASLTVPTATSVRAIPAKLMIDNRIVINNHLKRGRGGKVSFTHIIAYAMIKALRAMPEMNAFYGELEGKPALGKPEHINLGIAIDLAKPDGTRQLLVPSIKGCEELEFGQFWSAYEAIVKKARAGTLTVEDYAGTTVSLTNPGTIGTVHSVPRLVQGQGLILGVGAMDYPAEFQGASAETLARLAISKVITLTSTYDHRVIQGAQSGDFLRRINEYLLGADDFYDEIFTALRIPYEPIRWASDFAVTKDEEIDKTARVQQLIHAYRTWGHLMADIDPLVYIQRNHPDLDVRTHGLTLWDLDREFATGGFGGKKFLPLRKILGILRDAYCRSIGLEYMHISNPAERQWFQQHVEGVSEVPDRVEQLRILRKLNSAEAFESFLQTKFVGQKRFSLEGGESVIPLTDAIVSAAAERGLDEVCIGMPHRGRLNMLANIAGKSVGQIFQEFQGHYAENQVHGSGDVKYHLGTEGIFTTESGAKTKIYLAANPSHLEAVNPVLEGIVRAKQDRLNTKGAYTVLPILLHGDASFAGQGINAETLQLSQLPGYRTGGTIHIVVNNQVGFTTSPHASRTSRYSTDVAKLIEAPVLHVNGDDPEACVRVARMAFEYRQAFNKDIVIDMVCYRRRGHNEGDEPSFTQPLMYKLIDAKRTTRTLYTEALVGRGDITPEEADEIARDYQVQLEEVFASVANYEEHSDPNFVVPIVPNAEDVPTFISEQLVREIAATQTAVPEGFHIHPKLLPQLQKRAESINDGTIDWSTGEMLAFGSLLKEGHPVRLAGQDSRRGTFSNRHAVIIDKENGSEWTPLRSLISDANQFFVVDSLLSEYAAMGFEYGYSVVREDALVLWEGQFGDFANGAQTIIDEFISSALQKWGERSSVVLLLPHGYEGQGPDHSSARIERFLALCAEKNMTVAQPSTPASYFHLLRFHAANPKRRPMVVFTPKSMLRLKAAASSISDFTSGTFLPVIGDPTVNNASRIIFCSGKIYHDLVAERNRLNDSSTAIVRVERLYPFPVAQMEVEAKKHPNANLLWVQDEPANQGAWPHVALSTTESIGGTGVDSRVLRRISRRAAASPATGSHHLHEDEAKALLDEAFTR, from the coding sequence GTGTCGCAATCAGGACAAGACTTTGGAGCAAATGATTGGCTCGTTGAAGAAATGTTTGAGCGATACCAAGCTGATCCATCGTCTGTACCAAGTGAGTGGATTGCACACTTCCAAAATAATCCGCAGATAGCTGACAAACCAAAGGCCGGAACACCACCAACACCAAAGCCAGTTACTCCCCCAAATATTTCTGTTCAAGGTTCAGCGCAACCAACTCCGGCTGCACCAGTAGCGCCGGTTGCAGCTCCAGTTGTCGCACAGCCAACTCCCGTGGCTTCGGCTCCTGCAACGCAACCAATCGTTCGCACTCTTTCGACGACTCCCGCAACACCAGCAGATCCGATTGCTAAACCAATTCCAACTTTAGTAACACCAAGTGCTTCGACGCTCGAACCAATTCGCGGAGTATCTGCTCGCGTTGTCCAGAGCATGGAAGCATCGCTAACCGTTCCAACAGCTACATCTGTTCGCGCAATTCCGGCAAAACTCATGATTGATAATCGAATTGTCATTAACAATCACTTAAAGCGTGGCCGTGGTGGAAAAGTTTCGTTTACTCACATCATTGCCTACGCGATGATTAAAGCGCTGCGCGCGATGCCAGAGATGAATGCTTTCTACGGTGAACTCGAAGGAAAGCCAGCACTTGGTAAACCAGAACATATCAATTTGGGAATCGCGATTGATTTAGCAAAGCCCGATGGAACACGTCAATTACTAGTTCCATCAATTAAAGGTTGCGAGGAACTTGAATTCGGGCAGTTCTGGTCGGCCTATGAAGCGATTGTGAAGAAGGCTCGCGCCGGAACTCTCACCGTTGAAGATTACGCCGGAACAACCGTTTCGCTGACTAACCCAGGAACCATTGGAACAGTTCATTCTGTTCCACGTTTAGTGCAGGGACAAGGACTGATCCTGGGTGTAGGAGCGATGGATTACCCAGCAGAGTTCCAAGGAGCAAGTGCGGAAACCCTTGCTCGTCTTGCAATAAGCAAGGTGATAACACTGACAAGTACATATGATCACCGCGTTATTCAAGGTGCACAATCTGGTGATTTCTTGCGCCGTATCAACGAATATCTTCTTGGCGCAGATGATTTCTATGACGAAATCTTTACCGCACTTCGTATTCCTTATGAGCCAATCCGCTGGGCATCTGATTTTGCCGTAACCAAAGATGAAGAGATTGATAAGACTGCGCGCGTTCAGCAGCTGATTCACGCTTATCGCACCTGGGGACATCTCATGGCCGATATTGATCCGCTTGTTTATATCCAGCGAAATCATCCGGACCTCGATGTGCGCACGCATGGACTCACACTCTGGGATCTTGATCGTGAATTTGCAACCGGTGGATTTGGCGGAAAGAAGTTCCTGCCGCTACGTAAGATTCTTGGAATTCTCCGCGATGCATACTGTCGCTCAATCGGACTTGAGTACATGCACATTTCAAACCCGGCAGAGCGTCAGTGGTTCCAGCAACATGTCGAAGGTGTTTCTGAAGTTCCAGATCGCGTAGAGCAACTTCGAATATTACGTAAACTCAATAGCGCTGAAGCATTTGAATCTTTCTTACAGACAAAGTTCGTAGGGCAAAAGCGATTCTCACTTGAGGGTGGAGAATCTGTTATTCCACTGACAGATGCGATTGTTTCTGCAGCGGCAGAGCGTGGACTAGATGAAGTATGTATCGGCATGCCACACCGTGGACGCCTGAATATGCTGGCAAATATTGCGGGTAAGTCTGTCGGTCAAATTTTCCAGGAATTCCAAGGGCACTATGCCGAGAACCAAGTACATGGTTCAGGAGATGTGAAGTACCACTTAGGTACGGAAGGAATCTTCACAACAGAATCTGGTGCAAAGACCAAGATTTATTTAGCTGCAAACCCATCACACCTGGAAGCGGTTAACCCAGTACTCGAGGGAATTGTTCGCGCTAAGCAAGATCGCTTAAATACAAAGGGTGCTTACACAGTCTTGCCAATACTGCTCCATGGTGATGCATCATTTGCTGGTCAAGGTATCAACGCTGAAACACTTCAGCTATCGCAACTTCCGGGCTATCGCACGGGTGGAACTATTCATATCGTTGTTAACAACCAAGTTGGATTTACTACCTCGCCTCATGCTTCACGTACATCTCGTTATTCAACAGATGTTGCTAAGTTAATCGAAGCACCGGTTCTTCACGTTAATGGTGATGATCCCGAGGCTTGTGTGCGTGTTGCACGTATGGCATTTGAATATCGCCAAGCATTTAATAAAGATATTGTCATTGACATGGTCTGTTACCGCAGACGTGGTCACAACGAAGGTGATGAGCCAAGCTTTACACAGCCGTTGATGTACAAGCTCATAGATGCCAAGCGCACCACACGTACTTTATATACCGAAGCTCTCGTTGGTCGTGGAGATATCACTCCAGAAGAGGCAGATGAAATTGCTCGCGATTACCAGGTCCAACTCGAAGAGGTCTTTGCATCCGTTGCTAACTATGAAGAACATAGCGATCCAAACTTCGTAGTCCCTATTGTTCCCAATGCAGAAGATGTACCAACCTTTATCTCTGAGCAGCTAGTTCGCGAAATTGCAGCAACCCAAACTGCGGTACCAGAAGGATTCCATATCCATCCAAAACTGCTGCCACAGCTTCAAAAGCGGGCAGAGTCCATCAACGATGGAACTATCGACTGGTCTACGGGTGAAATGCTCGCCTTCGGTTCACTTCTTAAAGAAGGTCACCCAGTTCGGTTAGCGGGACAAGATTCACGTCGCGGAACATTCTCAAATCGTCACGCTGTCATTATTGATAAAGAAAATGGCAGTGAGTGGACCCCACTACGTTCACTAATTTCAGATGCTAATCAGTTCTTTGTTGTTGATTCATTGCTCAGTGAATATGCAGCAATGGGATTTGAATACGGATACTCCGTTGTTCGCGAAGATGCTCTTGTCCTGTGGGAAGGCCAGTTCGGAGACTTCGCAAATGGTGCGCAGACAATCATCGATGAGTTCATCTCATCAGCACTTCAAAAGTGGGGTGAGCGTTCATCTGTAGTGCTCTTACTTCCACACGGATATGAAGGCCAAGGCCCGGATCACTCATCTGCTCGTATCGAGCGATTCCTGGCACTTTGTGCCGAGAAGAATATGACTGTGGCCCAACCATCAACTCCTGCCTCTTACTTCCACCTTCTGCGTTTTCACGCAGCGAATCCAAAGCGTCGGCCAATGGTTGTCTTCACACCAAAGTCGATGTTACGTCTGAAGGCAGCTGCCTCATCTATCAGTGACTTCACATCGGGAACTTTCTTGCCAGTCATCGGCGATCCAACCGTTAATAATGCTTCTCGTATAATTTTCTGTTCCGGAAAGATTTATCACGACCTCGTTGCAGAGCGCAATCGCTTAAATGACAGCAGCACTGCAATAGTTCGAGTTGAGCGTTTATATCCATTCCCCGTTGCCCAGATGGAAGTTGAAGCGAAGAAGCATCCAAATGCTAACTTGCTCTGGGTGCAAGATGAGCCTGCAAATCAAGGTGCCTGGCCACATGTTGCCTTAAGCACGACTGAATCAATTGGCGGAACTGGTGTTGATTCACGAGTATTGCGTCGCATCTCTCGTCGCGCAGCGGCATCTCCTGCAACCGGAAGTCATCACCTGCACGAAGATGAAGCAAAGGCTTTACTAGATGAGGCATTTACACGATGA
- a CDS encoding SDR family NAD(P)-dependent oxidoreductase has translation MHAADTRPLAIITGGSRGLGFESAKALALRGFDLALIAKDSERLTSAAQSIRAASDGSQINISTFTCDLEQPHLVRKVIDSINQSLPTPQLLILAHGVMSEKMSKTLKTNDAEWRRVMAINLDSVFQLVNGIAPAMADARNGRVIIFSACLGRMSGPGNAGGLAPYRISKAGVNALVRNLAHETGLGARGFLVDAICPNHSRTDMGGADAPRSAEEGAATAVWLATRAFDSAGSTDAQKITGVLWEDNQIVPW, from the coding sequence ATGCACGCAGCAGATACGCGCCCCCTAGCCATCATCACTGGTGGCAGCCGTGGCTTGGGTTTTGAGAGCGCCAAAGCTCTGGCGCTTCGAGGTTTTGATCTGGCGCTAATTGCCAAAGATTCAGAGCGATTAACATCGGCGGCGCAATCAATCCGCGCAGCTTCAGATGGCAGCCAGATCAACATCTCCACATTTACCTGCGATCTCGAACAACCTCATCTTGTACGCAAAGTCATTGATTCAATCAATCAATCTCTGCCTACTCCGCAACTTCTTATTCTTGCTCACGGAGTGATGAGTGAGAAAATGTCGAAGACTCTTAAGACAAATGATGCTGAGTGGCGCAGAGTGATGGCAATTAATCTTGACTCTGTCTTTCAACTTGTAAATGGAATAGCTCCGGCCATGGCAGATGCCCGAAACGGCCGCGTCATTATCTTCTCTGCTTGTTTAGGTCGCATGTCTGGTCCTGGAAATGCCGGAGGGCTTGCGCCGTATCGAATCAGTAAAGCTGGTGTGAACGCATTGGTGCGAAACCTTGCACATGAGACCGGACTTGGCGCTCGCGGATTTCTTGTTGATGCAATCTGTCCTAATCATTCACGAACGGATATGGGTGGTGCGGATGCGCCACGTTCTGCAGAAGAAGGTGCTGCTACTGCAGTTTGGTTAGCGACAAGAGCATTTGATTCAGCCGGTTCAACAGATGCTCAAAAAATTACCGGAGTGCTTTGGGAAGACAACCAGATAGTTCCTTGGTAA
- a CDS encoding GGDEF domain-containing protein has protein sequence MTFSHDGIRDSLTHLAAPPYFYENLRRELGTAERNKSELSLIRFLISKNVAGIQITESGVESENSQYEVAILSFAEILKASIRSEDLCARLGQLEFTLILKGSSEIATSLAERVLRSWMFEGFGSHYSVLTVNRGESSLEILNRLDNQELRLVTKGY, from the coding sequence ATGACTTTTTCACACGATGGAATACGAGATTCGCTCACTCACCTAGCTGCCCCTCCATATTTTTACGAGAATTTGAGAAGAGAGTTAGGAACTGCTGAACGCAACAAGTCTGAGCTCAGTCTTATTAGATTTTTGATTTCCAAGAATGTAGCTGGAATTCAAATCACGGAAAGTGGGGTTGAGTCTGAAAATTCACAGTATGAGGTTGCAATTCTTTCATTTGCTGAAATTCTGAAAGCGTCAATTCGATCAGAAGATTTGTGTGCACGCCTTGGCCAGCTTGAATTTACCCTTATTCTTAAAGGATCTTCTGAAATAGCAACCTCACTTGCCGAGCGAGTCCTTCGCTCTTGGATGTTTGAGGGATTCGGTTCTCACTACTCTGTTCTCACAGTAAATCGCGGAGAGAGTTCTCTTGAGATACTCAATCGGCTTGATAACCAAGAGTTACGATTGGTAACGAAGGGTTATTAA
- a CDS encoding CpaF family protein produces MENMDPDVVFGPIAEFIRDPTVEEIWINSPERIFIARAGKSHLTNLVLTSDSVRELVDRTLLWSGRRLDLSQPFVDAQLPDGSRLHVVIPEITAEHWAVNIRKHLLRHLNLEDLARIGLMSEEIAAQLSSAVKFGLNILVSGGTQAGKTTLLNALASAIPLSQRVITIEEVFELKPNVPDLVQMQARGANLQGEGSIPLRTLIKEALRMRPSRIIVGEVREAEALDLLIALNSGLPGMGTLHANSARDAITKLQTLPLLAGENISHKFIAPTVASAIDLVIQVSIAGDGTRRIVEIAHVTGRYENDRAEIENVWRWNGTSYEKGLGVIRCQ; encoded by the coding sequence ATGGAAAACATGGATCCAGATGTTGTATTCGGTCCAATCGCCGAGTTCATCAGAGACCCAACAGTAGAAGAAATCTGGATTAATTCCCCTGAGAGAATTTTTATCGCCAGGGCAGGCAAAAGCCATCTCACTAATTTAGTTCTGACATCAGACTCCGTTCGCGAACTAGTTGATAGGACCCTCCTTTGGAGCGGGCGGAGGCTGGACCTATCTCAACCGTTTGTAGATGCGCAGTTGCCAGACGGGAGTCGGCTGCATGTGGTTATTCCGGAAATAACAGCTGAACACTGGGCAGTGAACATCCGCAAACATTTACTACGACACTTGAACTTGGAAGATTTAGCACGTATCGGTTTGATGTCAGAAGAGATTGCTGCTCAATTATCGAGTGCTGTGAAGTTTGGCTTAAACATTTTGGTGAGCGGTGGCACGCAGGCAGGCAAGACAACTCTCCTAAATGCTCTCGCAAGTGCAATTCCGTTGTCTCAACGCGTAATCACAATTGAAGAAGTATTTGAGCTCAAACCGAACGTCCCAGATTTAGTGCAAATGCAGGCTCGGGGAGCAAACTTACAAGGAGAAGGCTCAATTCCTTTGCGCACACTGATTAAAGAAGCTTTAAGAATGCGTCCATCAAGAATTATTGTTGGTGAAGTTCGTGAGGCTGAAGCCTTAGACCTTTTGATAGCACTTAATTCTGGGTTGCCAGGAATGGGGACTCTTCACGCAAATTCAGCGCGAGACGCGATCACCAAGCTTCAAACACTCCCGCTACTTGCAGGTGAAAATATCTCCCACAAATTTATTGCACCCACAGTTGCATCCGCAATCGATTTAGTCATTCAGGTCTCAATTGCAGGAGATGGCACCCGGCGGATCGTGGAAATAGCACATGTAACTGGGCGGTATGAAAACGATAGAGCAGAGATAGAAAATGTCTGGCGATGGAATGGGACAAGTTACGAAAAAGGGTTGGGAGTCATTAGGTGCCAATAA